A single region of the Eulemur rufifrons isolate Redbay chromosome 8, OSU_ERuf_1, whole genome shotgun sequence genome encodes:
- the TEX38 gene encoding testis-expressed protein 38, translating to MDSQQEDLSLPGVWVSLYFGFLGLCSVVTGGCIVFLHWRKNLRREERAQQWVEVMKVATFTYSPLLYWINKRRHYGMNAAINTGPPPAVTKTETEVQNPDPWWELDIPEGRSYAVEDSSPKVEAPVPLQPARQLPPQEPLPSPMLMLQPQASSPLPIPIFREAPFPLSLCNLPPMLNHSVSYPLATSSERNVHFHSLPTLAHGDHRFSAKPFASEL from the exons ATGGATTCCCAGCAGGAGGACTTGAGCCTCCCGGGCG TGTGGGTCTCACTGTACTTTGGATTCCTGGGGCTGTGTTCTGTGGTAACCGGCGGCTGCATTGTCTTTCTGCACTGGAGGAAGAACCTGCGGCGGGAAGAGCGAGCTCAGCAGTGGGTGGAGGTGATGAAAGTCGCCACGTTCACCTATAGCCCACTGTTGTACTGGATTAATAAGCGACGGCACTATGGCATGAATGCAGCCATCAACACAGGCCCTCCCCCGGCTGTCACCAAGACTGAGACTGAGGTCCAGAATCCAGATCCTTGGTGGGAGTTGGACATCCCCGAAGGCAGGAGCTATGCTGTCGAAGACAGTAGCCCCAAAGTGGAGGCCCCGGTTCCCTTGCAACCTGCACGGCAGCTGCCCCCACAGGAGCCCCTACCTTCCCCGATGTTGATGTTGCAGCCCCAGGCCAGCTCCCCGCTCCCGATTCCCATCTTTCGGGAGGCGCCCTTTCCCCTATCCCTCTGCAACCTGCCTCCCATGCTGAACCACTCTGTCTCCTACCCTCTGGCCACCTCTTCTGAAAGGAATGTCCACTTCCATTCCCTCCCCACACTGGCCCACGGAGACCACCGCTTCAGCGCCAAGCCTTTTGCTTCAGAATTGTAG